One genomic segment of Ostrinia nubilalis chromosome 20, ilOstNubi1.1, whole genome shotgun sequence includes these proteins:
- the LOC135081875 gene encoding SWI/SNF complex subunit SMARCC2, with the protein MTTIGPKKDGGPNVEYFQSPESLGQFDQIRVWLQKNCKKHVQTDPPTKEGLAQLVVQLIQYQENKLGKNAADPPFLRLPMKVFMDMKPGGSLCTVLATMFRFKSEQRWRKFDFQVGKNPSRKDLNVQMMMEIESSLVAAEVIRTPCVYIRPDVDKATANKVKDIVSHHQGDICEDEEDATHIIYPTVDPLEEEYARPVFRRGNHSLVHWYYLPDSHDTWAQADLPVDIPETANWDCNRSEPWRVSASWVLDLPQYNEWMNEEDYEVDVNGKKKVHKLRLSVDDLIPGAESSGKGKKGSKRKRSPSPPPQKHGKRKSRITKRRDNDADDEEDTASRDNTDAAPTPDTERSADSHDDQEVDRELPVDRELPVYRELPVDRELPVYRELTVYRELTVDRELPVDRELPVYRELTVDRELPVDRELPVYRELTVDRELPVDRELPVYRELTVDRELPVDRELPVYRELTVDRELPVDRELPVYRELTVDRELPVDRELPVYRELPVDRELPVYRELTVYRELTVDRELPVDRELPVYRELTVDRELPVDRELPVYRELTVDRELPVYRELTVDRELPVDRELPVYRELTVDRELPVDRELPVYRELTVDRELPVDRELPVYRELTVDRELPVYRELTVDRELPVDRELPVYRELTVDRELPVDRELPVYRELTVDRELPVDRELPVYRELTVDRELPVDRELPVYRELTVDRELPVDRELPVYRELTVDRELPVDRELPVYRELTVYRELTVDRELPVDRELPVYRELTVDRELPVDRELPVDRELPVDRELKVDREYDFAPAAAPEPAAPAPTEAPTTPAPPLDAHDDSQGKHSDSNTQEMIIKEELEDNVTDQTHHIVVPSYSAWFDYNSIHTIEKRALPEFFNAKNKSKTPEIYLAYRNFMIDTYRLNPTEYLTSTACRRNLAGDVCAIMRVHGFLEQWGLINYQIEAESRPTAMGPPPTSHFHVLSDTPSGLQPLVARPPQPRPAENAAVPKVEAGLPNGTEAGAGAPPALKHEPGIELGAMPGLKLDQYRGGARGREWTEQETLLLLEALELHRDDWNRVAAHVGTRTQDECILHFLRLPIEDPYLHDASSGGVLGPLAYQPIPFSKMGNPVMSTVAFLASVVDPRIASKATRAAMDEFAAIKDEVPAAMMEAHVKAAGAQGTGAALAATGIAGTQPEGEAAPPAVAAPAAQPTAAEKKEGASDVKTEPMEVEEPEPKVKEEAPDTPAPDDKEAKDSAEPPAGPMEVEEPEPKVKEEAPDTPAPDDKEAKDSAEPPAGPMEVEEPEPEVKEAKDCRTTSWRSVMHCVGDSIQLSYIVLMIFDVVKTCGRPAQNTLDAPTTVDAKLQSAAAAALAAAAVKAKHLAGVEERKIKSLVALLVETQMKKLEIKLRHFEELEATMEREREGLEYQRQQLIQERQQFHLEQLKAAEFRARHQAHQRYTALKLQAESGGAAPPAGPEQAPPDAPPPQPPHHA; encoded by the exons CATGTCCAGACTGACCCCCCCACTAAGGAGGGCTTGGCCCAGCTGGTCGTCCAGCTCATCCAGTACCAGGAGAATAAATTGGGGAAGAATGCAGCAGACCCACCCTTCTTGAGGCTTCct ATGAAAGTATTCATGGACATGAAACCGGGCGGTTCCCTCTGCACCGTGCTCGCTACCATGTTCCGTTTCAAGTCGGAGCAGCGGTGGCGCAAGTTTGACTTCCAGGTCGGTAAG AACCCGTCGCGCAAAGACCTGAACGTTCAGATGATGATGGAGATTGAGTCATCACTCGTGGCGGCTGAGGTCATCCGCACACCCTGTGTGTATATCCGCCCCGATGTGGACAAGGCAACTGCGAATAAGGTGAAGGACATCGTCAGCCATCATCAGGGTGACATCTGCG AAGACGAAGAGGATGCCACCCACATAATCTACCCGACGGTAGATCCATTAGAGGAGGAGTACGCGCGGCCGGTGTTCCGACGCGGCAACCACTCGCTCGTGCACTGGTACTACCTGCCCGACAGCCACGACACCTGGGCGCAGGCCGACTTGCCG GTGGACATCCCAGAGACAGCGAATTGGGACTGCAACCGCTCGGAGCCCTGGCGCGTTTCGGCATCATGGGTCCTCGACTTACCGCAGTACAACGAGTGGATGAACGAGGAGGACTACGAGGTCGACGTCAACGGAAAAAAGAAG GTGCACAAGCTTCGCTTATCCGTGGACGACCTGATCCCGGGCGCGGAGAGCTCGGGCAAGGGCAAGAAGGGCAGCAAGCGCAAGCGCTCGccctcgccgccgccgcagaAGCACGGCAAGAGGAAGAG CCGCATCACGAAGCGGCGCGACAACGACGCCGACGACGAAGAAGACACGGCGTCGCGTGACAACACCGACGCTGCGCCCACGCCCGACACCGAACGCTCAGCTGACAGTCA TGATGACCAAGAGGTCGACCGCGAGCTACCAGTCGACCGCGAGCTACCGGTCTACCGCGAGCTACCAGTCGACCGCGAGCTACCGGTCTACCGCGAGCTAACGGTCTACCGCGAGCTAACGGTCGACCGCGAGCTACCAGTCGACCGCGAGCTACCGGTCTACCGCGAGCTAACGGTCGACCGCGAGCTACCAGTCGACCGCGAGCTACCGGTCTACCGCGAGCTAACGGTCGACCGCGAGCTACCAGTCGACCGCGAGCTACCGGTCTACCGCGAGCTAACGGTCGACCGCGAGCTACCAGTCGACCGCGAGCTACCGGTCTACCGCGAGCTAACGGTCGACCGCGAGCTACCAGTCGACCGCGAGCTACCGGTCTACCGCGAGCTAACGGTCGACCGCGAGCTACCAGTCGACCGCGAGCTACCGGTCTACCGCGAGCTACCAGTCGACCGCGAGCTACCGGTCTACCGCGAGCTAACGGTCTACCGCGAGCTAACGGTCGACCGCGAGCTACCAGTCGACCGCGAGCTACCGGTCTACCGCGAGCTAACGGTCGACCGCGAGCTACCAGTCGACCGCGAGCTACCGGTCTACCGCGAGCTAACGGTCGACCGCGAGCTACCGGTCTACCGCGAGCTAACGGTCGACCGCGAGCTACCAGTCGACCGCGAGCTACCGGTCTACCGCGAGCTAACGGTCGACCGCGAGCTACCAGTCGACCGCGAGCTACCGGTCTACCGCGAGCTAACGGTCGACCGCGAGCTACCAGTCGACCGCGAGCTACCGGTCTACCGCGAGCTAACGGTCGACCGCGAGCTACCGGTCTACCGCGAGCTAACGGTCGACCGCGAGCTACCAGTCGACCGCGAGCTACCGGTCTACCGCGAGCTAACGGTCGACCGCGAGCTACCAGTCGACCGCGAGCTACCGGTCTACCGCGAGCTAACGGTCGACCGCGAGCTACCAGTCGACCGCGAGCTACCGGTCTACCGCGAGCTAACGGTCGACCGCGAGCTACCAGTCGACCGCGAGCTACCGGTCTACCGCGAGCTAACGGTCGACCGCGAGCTACCAGTCGACCGCGAGCTACCGGTCTACCGCGAGCTAACGGTCGACCGCGAGCTACCAGTCGACCGCGAGCTACCGGTCTACCGCGAGCTAACGGTCTACCGCGAGCTAACGGTCGACCGCGAGCTACCAGTCGACCGCGAGCTACCGGTCTACCGCGAGCTAACGGTCGACCGCGAGCTACCAGTCGACCGCGAGCTACCGGTCGACCGCGAGCTACCGGTCGACCGCGAGCTAAAGGTCGACCGCGAATACGATTTTG CGCCCGCGGCTGCGCCCGAGCCGGCCGCGCCCGCTCCCACGGAAGCTCCGACCACGCCCGCGCCGCCTCTAGACGCGCACGACGACTCGCAGGGCAAGCACTCTGACTCTAACACGCAG GAGATGATAATAAAGGAGGAGTTAGAAGACAACGTGACGGACCAGACGCACCACATCGTGGTCCCGTCCTACTCGGCGTGGTTCGACTACAACTCCATCCACACCATCGAGAAGCGCGCCTTGCCGGAGTTCTTCAATGCGAAGAACAAGTCTAAGACTCCGGAGATATACCTGGCTTACAG GAACTTCATGATCGACACCTACCGTCTGAACCCTACGGAGTACCTCACAAGTACCGCTTGCCGCCGCAACCTAGCGGGTGACGTTTGCGCAATCATGCGTGTACACGGCTTTCTTGAGCAGTGGGGCCTCATCAACTACCAG ATCGAGGCGGAGTCTCGGCCCACGGCGATGGGCCCGCCGCCCACGTCGCACTTCCACGTGCTGTCCGACACGCCCTCCGGCCTGCAGCCGCTCGTGGCGCGCCCGCCGCAGCCCCGCCCCG CGGAGAACGCAGCAGTGCCTAAGGTGGAGGCAGGTCTGCCCAACGGCACGGAAGCGGGCGCCGGAGCACCGCCCGCGCTCAAGCACGAGCCAGGGATCGAACTCGGCGCCATGCCCGGACTCAAGCTCGACCAG TACCGCGGTGGTGCCCGCGGCCGTGAATGGACCGAACAAGAGACGCTACTCCTACTGGAAGCTTTAGAACTACACCGGGATGACTGGAACCGCGTCGCCGCACATGTCGGCACAAGGACGCAAGACGAGTGCATCCTGCACTTCCTCAGATTACCTATTGAGGATCCTTACTTGCACGATGCTTCTTCAG GAGGCGTGCTAGGTCCTCTAGCGTACCAGCCTATTCCATTCAGCAAGATGGGAAACCCGGTCATGAGCACGGTGGCTTTCCTAGCCTCTGTGGTAGACCCGCGCATCGCTTCCAAGGCCACCAGGGCTGCTATGGACGAGTTTGCCGCCATCAAG GACGAAGTGCCAGCAGCAATGATGGAGGCTCATGTAAAAGCCGCAGGCGCGCAAGGCACCGGCGCCGCGCTGGCCGCCACCGGCATCGCCGGCACCCAGCCCGAGGGCGaagccgcgccgcccgccgtcGCCGCTCCCGCTGCACAACCCACAG CAGCGGAGAAGAAAGAAGGCGCCAGCGATGTGAAGACTGAACCTATGGAGGTGGAGGAGCCCGAGCCCAAGGTCAAAGAAGAGGCGCCCGACACGCCCGCACCCGATGACAAGGAGGCCAAGGACTCCGCCGAACCACCGGCTG GACCCATGGAGGTAGAGGAGCCCGAGCCCAAGGTCAAGGAGGAGGCGCCCGACACGCCCGCACCCGACGACAAGGAGGCCAAGGACTCCGCTGAACCACCGGCTG GACCTATGGAGGTGGAGGAGCCCGAGCCCGAGGTCAAAGAGGCTAAGGACTGCCGAACCACCAGCTG GCGGTCAGTGATGCACTGTGTTGGTGATTCTATTCAGCTCAGTTACATAGTTTTGATGATATTTGATGTTGTGAAAACGTGTGGCCGGCCGGCACAAAATACTTTGG ATGCCCCAACAACAGTGGACGCCAAGCTGCAATCGGCGGCAGCAGCAGCCTTGGCAGCGGCCGCGGTGAAAGCCAAACACTTGGCCGGCGTGGAGGAGAGGAAGATCAAGTCTCTAGTCGCTTTGCTGGTGGAGACTCAGATGAAGAAGTTGGAGATCAAGCTCAGGCATTTCGAGGAGTTGGAGGCTACCATGGAAAGGGAGAGAGAAG GTCTAGAATACCAGCGGCAGCAACTCATCCAAGAGCGGCAGCAGTTCCACCTAGAACAACTCAAGGCGGCGGAGTTCCGCGCGCGGCACCAGGCCCACCAGAGGTACACGGCTTTGAA GTTGCAAGCGGAGAGCGGGGGCGCGGCGCCGCCCGCCGGGCCCGAGCAGGCGCCGCCggacgcgccgccgccgcagccgccgcacCACGCCTAG
- the LOC135081580 gene encoding regucalcin-like produces the protein MNGVWIYWCLLCIIIKLCEAQNQFFKISMVSSDLNPSQPATFQHGESPVWDPVTQSLYFVDVHQQNVHRLEYSSGRIHTKHISYGQVNVVSLVANSQRLLVTVRAGVYLLDFDVPGDAALRLLTTVDDGLPDNVINDGKPDAEGRFWGGTKGPQTGDDVTPDKATFYSIEQESFTHPRVQLRPVSISNGLAWSLNNTVLYYIDSPTQKVEAFDYDSVRGEISGRRTIVDISNYGYEDAIPDGMTIDSKGHLWVALMFGGTVLHIDPDSRQVIYGYKIPASRVTSVCWGGPNLDELFVTTGKEDTVESTLEPLAGAVFTIRGTGSRGVEPNLFKFDNADKY, from the exons ATGAACGGTGTTTGGATTTATTGGTGTCTCTTATGTATTATCATCAAATTATGTGAAGCTCAGAATCAGTTTTTCAAAATTTCTATG GTATCATCAGATTTAAACCCCAGTCAGCCGGCAACGTTCCAGCATGGTGAAAGCCCCGTGTGGGACCCCGTAACGCAGAGCCTCTACTTCGTAGACGTTCACCAACAAAATGTACATCGCCTAGAGTACAGCTCTGGCAGAATACATACCAAACATATAA GTTACGGGCAAGTGAACGTGGTGTCGCTAGTAGCGAATTCTCAGAGACTGCTAGTAACAGTTCGGGCGGGTGTATACTTGCTGGACTTCGATGTGCCCGGGGACGCGGCTCTGCGGCTCCTCACCACGGTCGACGATGGACTGCCTGACAACGTCATCAACGACGGCAAACCTGACGCCGAAGGGCGCTTTTGGGGAG GAACCAAAGGCCCCCAAACCGGCGATGACGTGACTCCCGACAAGGCGACATTCTACAGCATAGAACAAGAGAGCTTCACGCACCCGCGCGTCCAGTTGCGCCCGGTATCGATCTCCAACGGGCTGGCGTGGTCTCTGAACAACACCGTGCTGTATTACATAGACTCGCCCACGCAGAAGGTGGAGGCGTTCGACTACGACAGTGTAAGGGGAGAGATCA GCGGAAGGCGAACCATTGTAGACATATCAAATTACGGGTACGAAGATGCGATCCCTGACGGCATGACCATCGACAGCAAGGGACACCTGTGGGTTGCGCTGATGTTTGGGGGAACT GTTCTCCACATCGACCCGGATTCCCGGCAAGTGATCTACGGTTACAAAATCCCCGCCTCCCGGGTAACCTCAGTATGCTGGGGCGGACCAAACCTGGACGAATTGTTCGTTACTACGGGCAAAGAGGACACGGTGGAATCGACCCTTGAGCCGCTGGCAGGCGCCGTGTTCACGATACGGGGCACCGGCAGTAGGGGCGTAGAACCGAATTTGTTCAAGTTTGACAACGCTGATAAGTATTAA